The Streptomyces cynarae genome contains a region encoding:
- a CDS encoding cobalamin biosynthesis protein: MGADRVFAYGAAAGLLGDLLLGDPRRGHPVAAFGRAAAAVERVLWRDHRGWGALHTAVCAGGAVTAAALAASAVRPSRTAATALTAAATWAVVGGTSLAREAGAIGRALEAGDVEAARARLPHLCGRDPQALDADGIARAVVESVAENTSDAVVGALAWGAVAGVPGLVGFRAVNTLDAMVGHKSPRYRRYGWASARLDDVAGWPGARLTAVLAAAAGPDPRGAVRAWRADAAKHPSPNAGPVEASFAGALGVRLGGTLSYGGRVEHRPVLNAAGRAVRTDDIERAVRLSRRVSGLALGITVAGRLAARRLLAKGRTS, from the coding sequence ATGGGTGCCGATCGCGTCTTCGCGTACGGCGCCGCCGCCGGCCTCCTCGGCGACCTCCTGCTGGGCGATCCACGCCGCGGGCATCCGGTCGCCGCGTTCGGGCGGGCCGCGGCGGCCGTGGAACGGGTGCTGTGGCGGGACCACCGCGGGTGGGGCGCACTGCACACCGCCGTCTGCGCCGGGGGTGCCGTGACAGCGGCGGCGCTCGCCGCATCCGCCGTACGTCCCTCCCGTACCGCCGCCACGGCCCTGACTGCTGCCGCCACCTGGGCCGTGGTCGGGGGCACGTCGCTCGCCCGGGAGGCAGGCGCCATCGGGCGCGCCCTGGAGGCGGGGGACGTCGAGGCCGCACGCGCCCGGCTGCCGCATCTGTGCGGGCGGGACCCGCAGGCGCTGGACGCGGACGGGATCGCCCGGGCGGTCGTCGAGTCCGTCGCCGAGAACACCTCCGACGCCGTGGTGGGCGCGCTCGCCTGGGGAGCCGTCGCCGGGGTGCCCGGTCTCGTGGGTTTCCGCGCCGTCAACACGCTCGACGCCATGGTCGGGCACAAGTCGCCCCGCTACCGGCGCTACGGATGGGCCTCGGCGCGCCTCGACGACGTCGCGGGATGGCCGGGAGCACGGCTCACCGCCGTTCTCGCGGCAGCGGCGGGCCCCGATCCGCGGGGCGCGGTACGCGCCTGGCGCGCCGACGCCGCGAAGCACCCGAGCCCCAACGCCGGGCCCGTGGAGGCGTCGTTCGCGGGCGCCCTGGGTGTGCGGCTGGGCGGAACGCTGTCGTACGGGGGGCGCGTGGAGCACCGGCCCGTGCTCAACGCGGCCGGGCGCGCCGTCCGTACGGACGACATCGAGCGGGCCGTACGGCTCTCCCGGCGCGTGAGCGGGCTCGCGCTCGGCATCACGGTCGCCGGGCGCCTGGCGGCCCGAAGGCTTCTCGCGAAGGGACGGACGTCATGA
- a CDS encoding cobyric acid synthase, translating to MSGGLLVAGTTSDAGKSVVTAGICRWLVRQGVEVAPFKAQNMSLNSFVTREGAEIGRAQAMQAQACRIEPTALMNPVLLKPGGEQSSQVVLLGKPVGELSARGYHGGRQQRLLGTVLDCLAELRGTYDAVICEGAGSPAEINLRRTDIVNMGIARNARLPVLVVGDIDRGGVFASFFGTVALLSPQDQELVAGFLVNKFRGDVSLLEPGLDMLRDLTGRRTYGVLPFRHGLGIDEEDGLRVSLRGAVRESEVTAPVGEDVLRVAVCAIPLMSNFTDVDALAAEPGVVVRFVDRPEELADADLVVIPGTRGTVRALEWLRERGLADALVRRAAEGRPILGVCGGFQILGEHIEDEVESRVGSVQGLGVLPVRVRFAREKTLTRPAGEALGEPVEGYEIHHGVAEVTGGTPFLDGCRVGQTWGTHWHGSLESDGFRRAFLREVAAAAGRRFVPSPDTSFAALREEQLDRLGDLIEQHADTDALWRLIESGAPQGLPFIPPGAPA from the coding sequence ATGAGCGGCGGACTCCTCGTCGCCGGTACCACCTCCGACGCCGGCAAGAGCGTCGTCACCGCCGGTATCTGCCGCTGGCTCGTACGGCAGGGGGTCGAGGTCGCGCCGTTCAAGGCGCAGAACATGTCCCTGAACTCCTTCGTCACCCGCGAGGGCGCCGAGATCGGGCGGGCGCAGGCCATGCAGGCCCAGGCGTGCCGTATCGAGCCGACCGCGCTGATGAACCCCGTGCTGCTCAAGCCGGGCGGCGAGCAGAGCAGCCAGGTCGTGCTGCTGGGCAAGCCGGTCGGTGAACTGAGCGCGCGCGGGTACCACGGGGGTCGGCAGCAGCGGCTCCTCGGCACCGTGCTGGACTGCCTCGCCGAGTTGCGGGGCACGTATGACGCGGTGATCTGTGAGGGGGCCGGCAGCCCGGCGGAGATCAACCTGCGGCGCACCGACATCGTGAACATGGGGATCGCCCGCAACGCCCGGCTACCCGTGCTCGTCGTCGGCGACATCGACCGCGGCGGTGTCTTCGCGTCCTTCTTCGGGACGGTGGCGCTGCTCTCGCCCCAGGACCAGGAGCTCGTCGCCGGATTCCTGGTCAACAAGTTCCGCGGGGACGTCAGCCTGCTGGAACCGGGCCTCGACATGCTGCGGGACCTCACCGGGCGGCGCACCTACGGAGTCCTGCCGTTCCGGCACGGGCTCGGGATCGACGAGGAGGACGGGCTCAGGGTGTCCCTGCGGGGCGCGGTCCGCGAGTCCGAGGTGACCGCCCCCGTCGGTGAGGACGTGCTGCGCGTCGCCGTCTGCGCGATCCCCCTCATGTCCAACTTCACGGACGTGGACGCGCTGGCCGCCGAGCCGGGTGTGGTCGTCCGGTTCGTGGACCGGCCGGAGGAGCTGGCGGACGCCGACCTCGTCGTGATCCCGGGAACCCGGGGAACCGTCCGCGCCCTGGAGTGGCTGCGCGAGCGCGGCCTCGCGGACGCCCTCGTCCGAAGGGCCGCGGAAGGGCGGCCGATCCTCGGCGTCTGCGGCGGCTTCCAGATCCTCGGCGAGCACATCGAGGACGAGGTCGAGTCGCGCGTCGGCAGTGTCCAAGGGCTCGGAGTGCTGCCCGTGCGGGTGCGGTTCGCCCGCGAGAAGACCCTCACCCGGCCGGCGGGGGAAGCCCTCGGCGAGCCCGTCGAAGGGTACGAGATCCACCACGGGGTCGCCGAAGTCACCGGCGGCACACCCTTCCTGGACGGCTGCCGGGTCGGGCAGACCTGGGGCACCCACTGGCACGGGTCCCTGGAGTCGGACGGCTTCCGGCGGGCCTTCCTGCGCGAGGTGGCCGCCGCCGCGGGCCGCCGCTTCGTGCCGTCCCCCGACACCTCGTTCGCCGCGCTGCGCGAGGAGCAGCTCGACCGGCTCGGCGACCTGATCGAACAGCACGCGGACACGGACGCGCTGTGGCGGCTCATCGAGTCCGGCGCGCCGCAAGGACTGCCTTTCATCCCCCCGGGAGCGCCCGCATGA
- the cobN gene encoding cobaltochelatase subunit CobN, with protein MSTVLLLSTADTDLLAARASGAPYRIGNPTRVDVADELPGLIEGADIAVVRLLGGKRAWEDGLARLKAAGIPTVLLGGETVPDAELMAESSVPAGVVAEALKYLVEGGPANLTELARFLSDTVLLTGEGFDEPRKMPEYGVHGARPFSEDRPTVGVLFYRAHELSGNTAFVDTLCDAIEAHGANALPVYCGSLRGADAGLYEVLSKADSLVATVLAAGGTHASQASAGGDEESWDIGALAEMNVPVLQGLCLTSSRAAWEASDAALSPMDAAMQVAIPEFDGRLITVPFSFKEQGPDDVPVYVADPERAARVAGIAVRHARLKHKPNAEKRIALVFTAYPTKHSRVGNAVGLDTPASAVRVLDALREAGYGLTEYPAGGDELIHRLIEAGGHDVEWLTEEQLAAAPARVPLADYRAWFEKLDPELRDAMTEAWGEPPGSLYVDGDDIVLASLQFGNVVVMIQPPRGFGENPIAIYHDPDMPPSHHYMAAYRWLENSFGADAVVHMGKHGTMEWLPGKGLGLSRGCAPDAVLGDLPLIYPFIVNDPGEGTQAKRRGHATVVDHLVPPMARADTYGDLAKLEQLLDEYALVSDLDPTKAPTVRAQIWTLVKAAELHHDLHVDEQPDDDEFDEFVMHIDGYLCEIKDVQIRDGLHVLGGGPVGEPRVNLVLAVLRASQVWGGQANALPGLRASLAEHFGLVEKELLAEPGAPVKVPVELTDLVEGPSRTAADAIDLLEQLCRRIAEGMEARGWAASESGALVREVLGTEHPDAVAVLEFACTEVVPRLARTTDEIGHILKALDGGYVPAGPSGSPTRGLVNVLPTGRNFYSVDPKAIPSRLSWEVGQSLADSLVARYLQDTGEYPKSVGLTVWGTSAMRTQGDDIAEILALLGCRPVWDDASRRVTGFEVIPLEELGRPRIDVTVRISGFFRDAFPHVVGLIDDAVRAVAELDEPAAKNFVKAHADEDTAEHGDRRRATARVFGSKPGAYGAGLLPLIDARNWRSDADLAEVYAVWGGYAYGRGLDGRAARGHMETAFKRIAVAAKNVDTREHDLVDADDYFQYHGGMVAMVRHLTGASPEAYVGDSAVPDQIKTRTLGEETHRVFRARVVNPRWMAAMRRHGYKGAFEMAATVDYLFGYDATAGVVDDWMYEKLSAEYVFDAENRDFMKKSNPWALRGITERLLEAADRGLWAEPDADTLERLRATYLELEGDLEGDEK; from the coding sequence ATGAGCACAGTGTTGTTGTTGTCGACCGCCGACACCGATCTGCTGGCGGCCCGTGCCTCCGGCGCGCCCTACCGGATCGGCAACCCGACCCGGGTGGACGTCGCCGATGAGCTTCCGGGGCTGATCGAGGGCGCGGACATCGCCGTCGTACGCCTGCTGGGCGGCAAGCGCGCCTGGGAGGACGGACTGGCCCGGCTGAAGGCGGCCGGCATCCCGACCGTGCTGCTCGGCGGGGAGACCGTCCCCGACGCCGAGCTGATGGCCGAGTCGTCCGTACCGGCCGGTGTCGTGGCGGAGGCGCTGAAGTACCTGGTCGAGGGCGGCCCCGCCAACCTCACCGAACTCGCCCGGTTCCTGTCCGACACGGTGCTGCTGACCGGCGAGGGCTTCGACGAGCCGCGGAAGATGCCGGAGTACGGCGTCCACGGCGCGCGCCCGTTCAGCGAGGACCGTCCGACCGTCGGCGTGCTCTTCTACCGGGCCCACGAACTCAGCGGCAACACCGCCTTCGTGGACACCCTGTGCGACGCGATCGAGGCGCACGGCGCCAACGCCCTTCCCGTTTACTGCGGTTCGCTGCGCGGCGCCGACGCCGGGCTGTACGAGGTCCTCTCCAAGGCCGATTCCCTGGTGGCCACGGTCCTCGCAGCAGGCGGCACGCACGCCTCGCAGGCCTCGGCCGGCGGTGACGAGGAGTCCTGGGACATCGGCGCGCTGGCCGAGATGAACGTCCCGGTGCTGCAAGGGCTGTGCCTGACCTCCTCGCGCGCCGCGTGGGAGGCGTCGGACGCCGCCCTGTCCCCCATGGACGCGGCGATGCAGGTCGCCATCCCGGAGTTCGACGGCCGGCTGATCACGGTCCCGTTCTCCTTCAAGGAGCAGGGCCCGGACGACGTCCCGGTGTACGTCGCCGACCCGGAGCGGGCCGCGCGGGTCGCCGGGATCGCCGTACGGCACGCGCGGCTCAAGCACAAGCCGAACGCGGAGAAGAGGATCGCGCTCGTCTTCACCGCGTACCCGACCAAGCACTCACGGGTCGGCAACGCGGTCGGCCTGGACACGCCCGCTTCGGCGGTACGGGTGCTGGACGCGCTGCGGGAGGCGGGGTACGGCCTCACCGAGTACCCGGCGGGCGGTGACGAGCTGATCCACCGCCTCATCGAGGCCGGCGGTCACGACGTGGAGTGGCTGACCGAGGAGCAGCTGGCCGCCGCCCCCGCGCGCGTGCCGCTGGCCGACTACCGGGCGTGGTTCGAGAAGCTCGACCCGGAGCTGAGGGACGCGATGACCGAGGCGTGGGGTGAGCCGCCGGGCTCGTTGTACGTCGACGGCGACGACATCGTGCTCGCCTCGCTCCAGTTCGGGAACGTCGTGGTCATGATCCAGCCGCCGCGCGGCTTCGGCGAGAACCCGATCGCGATCTACCACGACCCCGACATGCCGCCGTCGCACCACTACATGGCGGCCTACCGCTGGCTGGAGAACAGTTTCGGCGCCGACGCCGTCGTCCACATGGGCAAGCACGGGACGATGGAGTGGCTGCCCGGCAAGGGCCTCGGTCTCAGCAGGGGATGCGCGCCGGACGCCGTCCTCGGCGACCTGCCCCTGATCTACCCCTTCATCGTCAACGACCCCGGCGAGGGCACCCAGGCCAAGCGGCGTGGCCACGCCACCGTGGTCGACCACCTCGTACCGCCGATGGCGCGAGCCGACACCTACGGCGACCTGGCCAAGCTGGAGCAGCTCCTCGACGAGTACGCGCTGGTCTCCGACCTGGACCCGACCAAGGCGCCGACCGTACGCGCCCAGATCTGGACGCTGGTCAAGGCGGCCGAGCTCCACCACGACCTGCATGTGGACGAGCAGCCGGACGACGACGAGTTCGACGAGTTCGTCATGCACATCGACGGCTATCTGTGCGAGATCAAGGACGTGCAGATCCGCGACGGCCTGCACGTCCTGGGCGGCGGCCCGGTCGGCGAGCCGCGCGTCAACCTGGTGCTCGCGGTGCTGCGCGCCTCGCAGGTGTGGGGCGGGCAGGCGAACGCGCTGCCCGGTCTGCGTGCCTCGCTGGCGGAGCACTTCGGCCTGGTGGAGAAGGAGCTGCTGGCGGAGCCCGGCGCTCCGGTGAAGGTGCCGGTGGAGCTGACGGACCTGGTGGAAGGTCCGTCCCGTACGGCGGCTGACGCGATCGACCTGCTGGAGCAGCTGTGCCGGCGGATCGCGGAGGGGATGGAGGCGCGCGGCTGGGCGGCCTCCGAGAGCGGTGCTCTGGTACGGGAGGTACTGGGCACCGAACACCCCGACGCCGTCGCGGTGCTGGAGTTCGCGTGCACGGAGGTCGTGCCCCGCCTCGCCCGCACCACCGACGAGATCGGACACATCCTCAAGGCGCTGGACGGCGGTTACGTCCCGGCGGGCCCGTCCGGCTCCCCGACCCGCGGCCTGGTCAACGTCCTGCCGACCGGCCGCAACTTCTACTCGGTCGACCCCAAGGCGATTCCGTCCCGCCTGAGCTGGGAGGTCGGTCAGTCACTCGCCGACTCCCTGGTCGCCCGCTACCTCCAGGACACCGGCGAGTACCCGAAGTCCGTCGGCCTGACGGTCTGGGGCACGTCCGCGATGCGCACTCAGGGCGACGACATCGCCGAGATCCTGGCCCTGCTGGGCTGCCGACCCGTCTGGGACGACGCCTCGCGCCGCGTGACCGGGTTCGAGGTGATCCCGCTGGAGGAGCTGGGCCGCCCCCGTATCGACGTAACGGTCCGCATCTCCGGGTTCTTCCGGGACGCGTTCCCGCACGTCGTCGGTCTGATCGACGACGCGGTGCGCGCGGTGGCCGAGCTGGACGAGCCCGCCGCGAAGAACTTCGTGAAGGCGCACGCCGACGAGGACACCGCCGAGCACGGCGACCGGCGGCGCGCCACGGCCCGTGTCTTCGGCTCCAAGCCGGGTGCGTACGGCGCCGGTCTGCTGCCGCTGATCGACGCCCGCAACTGGCGCTCCGACGCCGACCTCGCCGAGGTGTACGCGGTGTGGGGCGGCTACGCGTACGGGCGCGGGCTCGACGGGCGGGCGGCGCGCGGGCACATGGAGACGGCGTTCAAGCGCATCGCCGTCGCCGCGAAGAACGTCGACACCCGCGAGCACGACCTCGTCGACGCCGACGACTACTTCCAGTACCACGGCGGCATGGTCGCCATGGTGCGCCACCTGACGGGGGCGAGTCCCGAGGCGTACGTGGGCGACTCGGCCGTGCCCGACCAGATCAAGACCCGCACCCTCGGTGAGGAGACCCACCGCGTCTTCCGCGCCCGCGTGGTCAACCCCCGCTGGATGGCGGCCATGCGGCGCCACGGCTACAAGGGCGCCTTCGAGATGGCGGCGACCGTCGACTACCTGTTCGGGTACGACGCCACGGCCGGGGTCGTCGACGACTGGATGTACGAGAAGCTCAGCGCGGAGTACGTCTTCGACGCCGAGAACCGGGACTTCATGAAGAAGTCCAACCCGTGGGCGCTGCGCGGCATCACGGAACGACTCCTGGAGGCCGCCGACCGGGGCCTGTGGGCCGAGCCGGACGCGGACACGCTGGAGCGGCTGCGCGCCACCTATCTGGAGCTGGAAGGCGACCTGGAGGGCGACGAGAAGTGA
- the cobO gene encoding cob(I)yrinic acid a,c-diamide adenosyltransferase has product MPQGQPSVVPDDGLTTRQRRNRPLVVVHTGVGKGKSTAAFGLALRAWNQGWPIGVFQFVKSAKWKVGEENALKVLGASGQGGTVAWHKMGEGWSWVQRDIQGDNSTNEEKAREGWEQVKRDLAAETYRLYVLDEFAYPMHWGWVDTDEVVDVLRNRPGTQHVVITGRNAPEKLVDFADLVTDMSKVKHPMDVGQKGQRGIEW; this is encoded by the coding sequence ATGCCGCAGGGACAGCCGAGTGTCGTACCGGACGACGGACTGACGACCCGTCAGCGTCGCAACCGTCCCCTCGTCGTCGTGCACACGGGCGTCGGCAAGGGCAAGTCGACCGCGGCCTTCGGGCTGGCGCTGCGGGCCTGGAACCAGGGGTGGCCGATCGGGGTGTTCCAGTTCGTCAAGTCGGCGAAGTGGAAGGTCGGCGAGGAGAACGCGCTCAAGGTGCTGGGGGCGTCCGGGCAGGGCGGGACCGTGGCCTGGCACAAGATGGGCGAGGGCTGGTCCTGGGTCCAGCGGGACATCCAGGGCGACAACTCGACCAATGAGGAGAAGGCCCGGGAGGGCTGGGAGCAGGTCAAGCGGGACCTGGCCGCCGAGACGTACAGGCTGTACGTGCTCGACGAGTTCGCGTACCCGATGCACTGGGGCTGGGTCGACACCGACGAGGTCGTCGACGTGCTCCGCAACCGGCCCGGCACCCAGCATGTCGTGATCACCGGGCGGAACGCGCCGGAGAAGCTGGTCGACTTCGCGGACCTTGTCACCGACATGTCCAAGGTCAAGCACCCGATGGACGTGGGACAGAAGGGCCAGAGGGGCATCGAGTGGTGA
- a CDS encoding cobyrinate a,c-diamide synthase, producing MTRSVPRLVIAAPSSGSGKTTVATGLMAAFAARGLAVSPHKVGPDYIDPGYHSLATGRVGRNLDAYLCGPELIGPLFAHGARGCDIAVVEGVMGMYDGAAGEGELASTAHVAKLLRAPVVLVVDASSQSRSVAALVHGFASWDPEVRVGGVILNKVASNRHEALLREALESAGVPVLGVLRRVPQVDTPSRHLGLVPVAERRAEAVAAVAAMAAQVSDGCDLDALMALARTAGALPGAAWDAAEVLGVSPRPPLPSPKLSASLEQGGPPSSLGAAPPDPPYRPERPRPQTPPSSSSRGYPQDGLSGAGLDSNAPAPVVAVAGGAAFTFSYAEHAELLAAAGAEVVPFDPLRDEQLPEGTRGLVIGGGFPEVYAAELSANEPLRKAVAELALGGAPVAAECAGLLYLCRELDGQPMCGVLDAAARMTERLTLGYRDAVAVGDSVLAAAGTRMRGHEFHRTVVEPGAGAAPAWGLRAPRPRVEGFVQQGVHASYLHTHWAAAPGVARRFVERCRTS from the coding sequence GTGACACGTTCCGTCCCACGGTTGGTCATCGCCGCGCCGTCGTCCGGCAGTGGCAAGACCACCGTTGCCACGGGGCTGATGGCCGCGTTCGCCGCGCGGGGGCTTGCCGTGTCTCCGCACAAGGTCGGGCCGGACTACATCGACCCGGGCTATCACTCGCTCGCCACCGGGCGGGTGGGACGGAACCTCGACGCGTACCTGTGCGGACCCGAGTTGATCGGTCCGCTGTTCGCGCACGGTGCGCGCGGGTGCGACATCGCGGTCGTCGAGGGCGTGATGGGGATGTACGACGGGGCCGCGGGGGAAGGTGAGCTGGCCTCCACGGCCCATGTCGCCAAGCTGCTGCGGGCGCCGGTCGTGCTGGTCGTGGACGCGTCGTCGCAGTCCCGGTCGGTGGCGGCTCTGGTGCACGGGTTCGCCTCGTGGGATCCGGAGGTGCGGGTCGGGGGCGTGATCCTGAACAAGGTGGCGTCCAACCGGCACGAGGCGTTGCTGCGGGAGGCGTTGGAGTCGGCCGGGGTGCCGGTGCTGGGCGTCCTGCGACGAGTTCCGCAGGTCGACACGCCGTCGCGGCACCTTGGGCTGGTACCGGTCGCCGAGCGGCGGGCAGAGGCCGTGGCGGCGGTTGCGGCGATGGCCGCGCAGGTCTCCGACGGGTGCGACTTGGATGCGCTGATGGCGCTGGCGCGGACTGCGGGTGCGTTGCCGGGTGCGGCGTGGGATGCGGCTGAGGTTCTCGGTGTTTCGCCCCGGCCACCCCTTCCCTCCCCCAAGCTCTCGGCTTCGCTCGAGCAGGGGGGACCCCCATCGTCCCTGGGGGCTGCGCCCCCAGACCCCCCTTATCGGCCTGAACGGCCTCGTCCTCAAACTCCCCCGAGCTCTTCGAGCAGGGGGTACCCCCAGGACGGGCTGAGTGGCGCTGGACTGGACTCGAACGCCCCGGCCCCGGTGGTCGCCGTTGCCGGAGGTGCGGCCTTCACGTTCTCCTACGCCGAGCACGCCGAACTCCTCGCCGCCGCCGGCGCCGAGGTCGTCCCCTTCGACCCCCTTCGCGACGAGCAACTGCCCGAAGGGACCCGCGGCCTGGTCATCGGCGGCGGTTTTCCGGAGGTGTACGCCGCCGAGCTGTCCGCCAACGAGCCGTTGCGCAAAGCCGTCGCCGAACTGGCGCTCGGCGGTGCGCCCGTCGCCGCCGAGTGTGCCGGACTGCTGTACCTGTGCCGGGAGTTGGACGGGCAGCCCATGTGCGGTGTGCTCGACGCCGCCGCCCGGATGACCGAGCGGCTGACCCTCGGCTATCGCGACGCCGTGGCCGTCGGTGACAGCGTGCTCGCCGCGGCGGGGACCCGTATGCGGGGGCACGAGTTCCACCGCACCGTCGTCGAGCCCGGCGCGGGGGCCGCCCCCGCCTGGGGGCTGCGCGCTCCTCGGCCGCGCGTGGAAGGTTTCGTGCAGCAAGGGGTGCACGCGAGTTATCTGCACACGCACTGGGCCGCCGCGCCCGGTGTGGCCCGTCGGTTCGTGGAGAGGTGCCGGACGTCATGA